The proteins below come from a single Leptidea sinapis chromosome Z, ilLepSina1.1, whole genome shotgun sequence genomic window:
- the LOC126978976 gene encoding uncharacterized protein LOC126978976 has product MGKQQQWGRLNNLEIVGLPEKSNESLPDIIRKNALHAGVALTSEQIEFIHRVQPRQHISGRPKPLVVKLSNRDLKDHILSGLRRKRGIQTSDIGISGSSQKFFVNEHLTPVNKNIFNEAKKLALEKGYKFIWIRNCNIFLRRSEQQPVISINSMKDLAKIV; this is encoded by the coding sequence ATGGGAAAACAACAGCAATGGGGACGTTTAAACAATTTGGAAATTGTGGGTTTACCTGAAAAATCTAACGAATCTTTACcggatattataagaaaaaatgcGCTTCATGCAGGCGTAGCTCTTACTAGTGAACAAATTGAATTTATACACAGAGTACAACCGAGACAACATATATCGGGAAGACCTAAGCCGTTAGTTGTCAAACTAAGCAACCGTGATTTAAAGGATCATATCCTATCAGGGCTACGTAGAAAAAGAGGCATACAGACTTCTGATATAGGAATAAGTGGCAGCTCACAAAAATTCTTCGTTAACGAACATCTTACTcctgtaaacaaaaatatttttaatgaagctAAGAAACTAGCCTTGGAAAAGggatataaatttatatggaTAAGAAACtgcaacatttttttaagaagAAGCGAACAACAGCCTGTTATATCCATCAATTCAATGAAAGATTTAGCGAAGATTGTGTAG
- the LOC126978513 gene encoding clavesin-2, whose product MTTASVLLTVGTTWGSNNDRCDNDEKLGNNACNPAAVAAKELRETPAIREQALRIMREWIQQNPDIKNVRQDDLFLLRFLRHKKFSVPMAQQTLLKYLSLRKYYSNCFTNLDCEDPRLKEILGNGFIAVSPVRDSLGRRVIIYNMAKFDATKYTCWDMVRAYVIIYEALMDDPTDQVFGFVHVGDGSGSSKSHVTVWNPVDFARFIKWGEQSFPMRHKEFQLFNVPAALKYIIDFAATKVSTKMSDRLRLHTTHKGMYKEVDLSCLPVEFGGDIPLQEMVKYTRELLLEKRQTILDLDKMEILSTKGIISSRNSGNSLREGVTSVEGSFRKLEID is encoded by the exons atGACGACGGCGAGCGTGCTGCTCACAGTTGGGACCACCTGGGGTTCCAACAACGACCGTTGCGATAATGATGAGAAACTGGGAAATAACGCTTGTAACCCAGCCGCCGTGGCTGCCAAGGAACTTCGAGAGACACCTGCTATAAGAGAACAGGCCCTCAGAATTATGAGAGAGTGGATTCAACAAAATCCGGACATCAAAAACGTACGACAAG ACGATTTATTCTTGTTACGATTTCTTCGTCACAAGAAATTCAGTGTTCCAATGGCGCAGCAGACTCTACTCAAGTACCTGAGCTTACGGAAGTACTATTCCAACTGCTTCACGAATCTAGACTGTGAAGATCCCAGACTAAAAGAAATCTTGGGCAACGG GTTCATTGCTGTGTCACCAGTGCGCGACAGTCTCGGCCGTCGTGTCATTATCTATAACATGG CTAAATTTGACGCCACAAAATACACGTGCTGGGACATGGTCCGCGCCTACGTCATCATTTACGAGGCATTGATGGATGACCCGACTGACCAAGTCTTCGGTTTCGTCCATGTTGGTGATGGAAGCGGCTCCTCGAAATCCCACGTCACTGTCTGGAACCCAGTGGACTTCGCCAGATTTATTAAATGGGGAGAG CAATCGTTCCCCATGCGCCACAAGGAGTTTCAATTATTCAATGTGCCGGCAGCCCTAAAGTACATAATCGACTTCGCCGCAACCAAGGTTTCGACTAAAATGAGTGACAGATTACGT ctCCACACTACTCACAAAGGTATGTACAAAGAAGTGGATCTTTCTTGTCTCCCTGTTGAGTTCGGTGGCGACATACCCTTACAAGAAATGGTGAAATATACGCGCGAATTATTATTGGAGAAACGTCAGACAATTCTCGATTTAGACAAGATGGAAATATTAAGTACGAAAGGTATTATTTCTTCAAGGAATAGTGGAAACTCTTTACGGGAAGGAGTCACATCCGTCGAGGGAAGTTTTAGAAAACTCGAAATAGACTAG